Below is a window of Stygiolobus azoricus DNA.
TAAAGAGACCACTTAATGGTCTAAAGGTAGCTCCATATTATGGCTGTCTATACGCAAGACCGAAGCAGTTCATCTTAACTGGATACATGAAGATCAAGGATGACCCTGAAAGACCGTTCTTCATGGACGAGTTATTAAAGGCTACTGGAGCCGAGGTAGTGCCGTTTGAAGCAAAGACAATGTGTTGTGGAGGTCCACATGTATATTCTGATCCAGACGTAGCTCTGAACTTAGAAGCAAGAATATTGAAGGAAGCAAGAAGGAACGGTGCCGAACTCCTAGTGGTGGATTGCCCATTAGGTGGTGTTGCTTTAGAGACTAATATGAACAAGATTGCCGCAAGATACGGTGAAGATCTGAGAATGCCTATAGTGTACTTCAGCCAGTTATTAGCGTTCGCATTTGGTCATTCACCTGACGAAGCGTTACTGACGGCTAATGTTACAAATCCGATGCAAGTTTTGAAGAGATTTGTTTAAAGAGTTAACTTCTTTTTCCTTTTCTTCTTCACTTAGCTCTTATTTTTCAGGAATTCTCTCAACCACCCTAAAACCGCATCGTCGTTATTTTCATGAAGGTATTTGAAAAAATTCTGTAGGAATTCCTGAGAAGATTTAGAAGTTATATAAGTCTTCCTTAAGCCCTCTAATGCGGTCGCTCTGTTTATCCTAAATGAATGTGTTATGCTTTTTCTTCCCGTGAACATAACCACTGTCGTTATCTTTTCTGTTATTATGATTCTAGTTATAGTGGAAGAGAGGAGTAGGAGTCTGAAAATTATTTCTTCTTTGTCGCAGACTAGGCTAGTTTTATCCTCTTCAAAAGTGGTGATTATGTTTTCGTTTCCCTTTTTCTTTACTATCTTAAACCCTTCTCTTTCAAGTTTTTTTCTTATTTCATCACTAATCTTGCCTGTTCTTAACAAGTCTTCCTCTTCAATGAGGATACCTTTAAACTCCACAACTTTTAATCTATTTGTTTGAATATGAAGATTTCGATTATCGGTATTATAGTCATTTTGGTATCCCTATTGACTTTGGCTAACGTTTCAGTAGGTTCTCAAGGAAGAATGATAAGTTTTGTTAAGCAATGTGGGAGTAATATACTAATAGTATATTCAAATGGAAGTGTTATGCTAGAAAATCCTTTTAGAGAAATCTTATTTATCACCCAAATAAACTTTACGAGGATAATTGGACTCTCTCAGCCGATAGTGTATCCTTGGGGTGTAAAACAATATCCTGAGAGCTTCGAGCACAACGTACTTATATTTCTTAACCAGTCTGGGTATTATGGACTAATATTACCCTCTTTTTATCCAGCATTATTAGTCCTTAATTCGACTAATATTACTTATATTCCTCCAATGTCTTTTCCTCTGACCGTAAAGATGGTAATATATGTCTCGCCCTATTTTCCTAATATGAACGCTGAAATAATAAACAATTATTTAGTTCAATATAATAACTCGGAGGTCATAATATCGAGTTTATCGAACGCAGTGATAAATTCATTGAACCTTTCCATTAACGATCTGAAGGTGTTCGAGAACGCCACAGTGGTTAATAATGTAATCTTGGATCGACAAGGTAACGTAATATACCCCTCTATATATAACCTGGGCTACTCTAACGTGACCTCTGTTTATTTCTATCAAGGCAACTATTTCTATGAGTGGAACTGTACTTTATATGAAGATGGTACCGTAATTTATAGACTCAACTTCTCGTCCGGTATAACTAAAATTTACTCCTACAACGGTTCTCTATATGTTTTCTTCTCCAATGGATACTTATTGGATAATAAGCATCTAATCTTTATAGGTAAATACTATAATTTTCTTGATAATCAATACGTGATCATTAACAATACGGTCTACGGCCTTAACTTAGAAAAGTTAAGTCCTCAATATAATTTTACTCCTATTTACTATTATGACGGGATCGTAATGGGCAATAATCTCTCCATATTAGTGCCGAATAATATGACATTTGTAAGGGTTAGAGAAGTGGGTTTACCCCCTGAATCCATTTGGATAATCAATGACAGTGGTATATTATACTATACTGATAAACCCTCTGTGGAAGTTTTTAACCTTTCTAAGATGTCGTTTTATTCAGTACTACCTTTCTATGTCAAATCTTATGGTAACTATACTGTATTATTTAGCCCCGTATATCAGCGCCTTAGCCTAGAGGCCTCGGTAGTCCCCTTAAACCTTACAATCACATTATTTTACACTCCATTAGACAATTATCGACTAACAGTACACGCTGATATTACATCATCATATACTATAATTATACTCCCGGCAGGGTACTATACAGTAACCTACGGAAATAATAAGGTAGTGGTAAAGCTGACAAACGGAAGTACCACCTTGGTTTTGACTGAGACTACATATCATACTACACGGGGGAGTCCCCACAGAAGTTTAGACGCCTCTGCATTTGTATTAGCTTTAGTAGGAATAGCAGTAATTATCATATTAATTTTGAGAAATATAATCAAAAGGTAATTATCACTCTGTCAGCTATTAACTTAAAATACAAAGATTTAAATATGTGTATTTTAATTATATAATGTGATTAACTATGGAATTGGAAATAAGTAGGGTCAGATTACCTTCGGGAAAAGAAGTCGGTCTAGTAGAAGCCTTGAGTTTCTGTTATGACCTCTCGGATACTGATTTTCAAGTCCTTAAAGCACTACTAAATAGCGACGGGAAAAACGAGGATATGTTAGCTGAGCAGCTGAAAATATCTAAGGCTTCCATAAATAGGAGCGTAAACAAGTTAGTATCTTTAGGTTTTGTCGAGAGGATGAAAGACTCCTCCTCTAAAGGAGGTAGGCCCAGATACATTTACAAATCAATTCCCGTGGAGAGATTAATCGAAAAGATCACAAATGATTTTAGGAGATGTGCTGAACTTTTCAGTAATATTATACCTAAGGATTTAGAAAGTTAAGAATAAATTAATTTATTCATCGCATCTATTTTTACTTCTATGAAGAGTATTCTGATAACGGGTTTAGGTTTTTTGGCTACTAATGTAGCTTATTACCTTTCTCAGAACTATAAGGTGACAGTAACTTATAGGAATTTGAATCCCGTGAAAGAAGTATACGTTAAGACGTTAAAGGAAAAAGGCGTTGAAGTAATCCAGTTAGACGTATTGAAAGACATGGACAAGTTGAATAATGCTGTTAAAGAGCACGATCTCGTAGTTAACTTCATAGGGGAAATCAGCGGTAAACCTGAGGATTTGAGGCGATCTAATTATGAAGTCCCTACAAGAATAGCAGAAGTAGCTAGGCAGTTTGGAAAGTTAATGATCCACACTA
It encodes the following:
- the lrs14 gene encoding HTH-type transcriptional regulator Lrs14 translates to MELEISRVRLPSGKEVGLVEALSFCYDLSDTDFQVLKALLNSDGKNEDMLAEQLKISKASINRSVNKLVSLGFVERMKDSSSKGGRPRYIYKSIPVERLIEKITNDFRRCAELFSNIIPKDLES
- a CDS encoding CoB--CoM heterodisulfide reductase iron-sulfur subunit B family protein, which encodes MRLNNPYGKVAFYPGCSLDGMGKSYEVSLALVAKDLGLQYEKIEDYNCCGALEVKNVNTMAGLLLPARNLSLARQMGADAVMSACPGCHYSLSRTHYYMTKYPKLREKVNMYLEKMGEKPYDLQLLMIHAVEFIYNTAGPEGVKSLVKRPLNGLKVAPYYGCLYARPKQFILTGYMKIKDDPERPFFMDELLKATGAEVVPFEAKTMCCGGPHVYSDPDVALNLEARILKEARRNGAELLVVDCPLGGVALETNMNKIAARYGEDLRMPIVYFSQLLAFAFGHSPDEALLTANVTNPMQVLKRFV